One Elephas maximus indicus isolate mEleMax1 chromosome 16, mEleMax1 primary haplotype, whole genome shotgun sequence DNA window includes the following coding sequences:
- the LOC126059530 gene encoding pancreatic triacylglycerol lipase-like, whose product MLLIWTLSILLGAVAGKEACYERLGCFSDDEPWAGTTERPLKILPWAPEDVNTRFLLYTNENQDNFQEVTADPSVIKGSNFRKDRKTRFIIHGFQDKGEESWPSSLCKNMFQVESVNCICVDWEKGAQTGYSQASQNTRIVGAEVAYFVEVVQSAFGYSPSNVHIIGHSLGSHAAGEAGRRTQGTVGRITGLDPAEPNFQGTPELVRLDPSDAKFVDVIHTDAAPLIPNLGFGMSQTVGHLDFFPNGGLEMPGCKKNILSQIVDIDGIWSGLRDYVSCNHLRSYKYYSDSILNPDGFAGFSCSSYSDFTANKCFPCPSEGCPQMGHYADRFPGKTSGEGLEFYLNTGDASNFARWRYRVTVTLSGAKVTGHVLVSLFGDKGNSSQYEIFKGSLQPGNTHSTEIDSSVNVGNVQKVNFNWYTNSINLTQPKVGASQVVVERNDGKVFNFCSQETVKEDVLLTLTAC is encoded by the exons aTGCTGCTAATTTGGACACTCTCAATACTGCTGGGAGCAGTGGCAG GAAAAGAAGCCTGCTACGAGCGACTTGGCTGCTTCAGTGATGATGAGCCATGGGCAGGAACTACAGAAAGACCACTCAAAATCCTGCCCTGGGCTCCAGAAGATGTCAACACCCGCTTCCTCCTGTATACCAATGAGAACCAAGACAACTTTCAA GAAGTGACTGCAGATCCATCAGTTATCAAGGGCTCCAATTTCAGAAAGGATAGAAAAACCCGCTTTATTATTCATGGATTCCAAGACAAAGGAGAAGAAAGCTGGCCGTCCAGCTTGTGCAAG AACATGTTTCAGGTGGAAAGCGTGAACTGCATCTGTGTGGACTGGGAAAAAGGGGCCCAAACAGGATACTCACAGGCTTCACAGAACACCCGGATTGTAGGGGCAGAAGTGGCGTATTTTGTTGAAGTTGTTCAG TCAGCGTTTGGGTACTCACCTTCCAATGTCCACATCATTGGCCACAGCCTGGGCTCCCATGCTGCTGGGGAGGCTGGAAGAAGGACCCAAGGGACTGTTGGACGAATCACAG GATTGGATCCAGCTGAACCTAACTTTCAGGGAACACCTGAATTAGTCCGATTGGATCCCAGTGATGCCAAGTTTGTGGACGTAATCCACACGGATGCTGCCCCCCTTATTCCCAACTTGG GGTTTGGAATGAGCCAAACTGTGGGCCACCTAGATTTCTTTCCAAATGGAGGATTAGAAATGCCTGGATGTAAGAAGAATATTCTCTCTCAGATTGTTGACATAGATGGAATCTGGTCAG GACTTCGTGACTATGTGTCCTGTAATCACTTGAGAAGCTACAAGTATTATTCTGATAGCATTCTCAACCCTGATGGCTTTGCTGGATTCTCTTGTTCCTCTTACAGTGACTTTACTGCA AACAAGTGCTTCCCCTGTCCAAGCGAAGGCTGCCCACAGATGGGTCATTATGCTGATAGGTTTCCTGGAAAAACCAGTGGAGAGGGCCTGGAGTTTTATCTAAACACTGGTGATGCCAGTAATTTTGCCC gTTGGAGGTACAGGGTAACTGTCACACTGTCAGGAGCTAAGGTTACAGGACACGTACTAGTGTCTTTGTTCGGAGACAAAGGAAACTCTAGCCAGTATGAAATTTTTAA GGGCTCTCTCCAACCAGGCAATACCCATTCCACTGAAATTGACTCAAGTGTGAATGTTGGGAACGTGCAGAAGGTTAACTTTAATTGGTATACCAATTCGATCAATCTAACTCAACCCAAAGTGGGAGCATCCCAGGTTGTGGTGGAAAGGAATGATGGGAAAGT GTTCAACTTCTGCAGTCAAGAAACTGTGAAGGAGGATGTTCTGCTCACCCTCACCGCGTGTTAG